In Myxococcus stipitatus, a single window of DNA contains:
- a CDS encoding DUF4190 domain-containing protein: MSSQVLSGGAPRCAVHPEHEASATCQRCGNFTCLECVHWVLDQVYCTACAFRPEVNYLEAFRLSVWGKRDANAWVVAFGTLLLLLATFGALVAAEWSLAVVLAGASGVGVAFFLGVGWARPALVVTPIVLGAFGMARGGVGGLVVGFLLFVSALQIHLDTRTRLFFREDVPRRELKRLWELRVNNPVARHAMSVGIGAFFLPVLAPVAIVLGIVGLRRVDPNARPPIGRRGQALAGVVLGCLSLAAWGFLFLPLIARFVEGVLRPIDG; the protein is encoded by the coding sequence ATGTCTTCCCAGGTCCTGTCGGGAGGGGCTCCCCGCTGCGCCGTCCATCCCGAGCACGAGGCGAGCGCCACCTGTCAACGCTGTGGCAACTTCACCTGTCTGGAATGTGTCCACTGGGTACTGGACCAGGTGTATTGCACCGCCTGCGCCTTCCGGCCGGAGGTGAACTATCTGGAGGCGTTCCGGCTGAGCGTGTGGGGCAAGCGCGACGCCAACGCGTGGGTGGTGGCGTTCGGGACACTGCTCCTGCTGCTCGCGACCTTCGGGGCGCTCGTGGCGGCGGAATGGTCGCTGGCGGTGGTGCTCGCGGGCGCCAGCGGCGTCGGAGTGGCCTTCTTCCTGGGCGTGGGCTGGGCGCGGCCCGCGCTGGTCGTCACGCCCATCGTCCTCGGCGCCTTCGGCATGGCGCGCGGTGGCGTGGGAGGGCTGGTGGTGGGCTTCCTCCTCTTCGTCAGCGCGCTGCAGATCCACCTCGACACGCGCACCCGTCTGTTCTTCCGCGAGGACGTGCCTCGCAGAGAGCTGAAGCGGCTCTGGGAGCTGCGGGTCAACAACCCGGTCGCCCGCCACGCCATGTCGGTGGGCATCGGGGCGTTCTTCCTCCCGGTGCTCGCGCCGGTGGCCATCGTCCTGGGGATTGTCGGCCTGCGGCGCGTGGACCCGAACGCGCGGCCGCCCATCGGGCGCAGGGGACAGGCCCTGGCGGGCGTCGTGCTGGGGTGCCTGTCGCTGGCCGCCTGGGGGTTCCTGTTCCTGCCTCTCATCGCCCGGTTCGTCGAGGGCGTGCTGCGGCCCATCGACGGGTGA
- a CDS encoding M16 family metallopeptidase, with protein MKALVAAALVVLGLPALAESAQEAKPLEPGREALAIPYEKYTLPNGLEVILSVDRKLPIVAVNVWYHVGAYNEQPGRTGFAHLFEHMMFQGSRNVADDVHISMLEQLGATDLNGTTSFDRTNYFETVPTNHLETALWLESDRMGFLLDALTPEKLATQKEVVKNERRQSIETAPYGLAREKAWHALFPLPHPYHGDVIGSMADLDAATVDDVKNFFREWYAPSNATLAVVGDFDVAKTKALIEKYFGSLPSHPKPAKPKVAPVKVDKPIVIRHEERVATLPMLTLQWLTPAYFEEGDATADVLATALGTGKASRLYRKLVLEKQTAQSVNVYQQSQGAQSVFTIEVVARPGVSTDALLKDVDALLEEVRKSGVTAEEIQRARTRYDTRTLAGLQSIGGFGGKADVLQSYNHFVGEPSYVAQDLARYETVTPEAVKQFTRDTLRPDARVILHAVPPARKQAPTEKKERR; from the coding sequence ATGAAGGCCCTCGTCGCCGCAGCCCTCGTCGTCCTCGGGCTCCCCGCGCTCGCCGAATCCGCGCAGGAAGCCAAGCCCCTGGAGCCCGGTCGCGAGGCGCTCGCCATCCCCTACGAGAAGTACACGCTGCCCAACGGTCTGGAGGTCATCCTCTCCGTCGACCGCAAGCTGCCCATCGTCGCCGTCAACGTCTGGTACCACGTGGGCGCGTACAACGAGCAGCCGGGCCGCACCGGCTTCGCGCACCTGTTCGAGCACATGATGTTCCAGGGTTCGCGCAACGTGGCGGACGACGTGCACATCTCCATGCTGGAGCAGCTGGGCGCCACCGACCTCAACGGCACCACCAGCTTCGACCGCACCAACTACTTCGAGACGGTGCCCACCAACCACCTCGAGACGGCGCTGTGGCTGGAGAGCGACCGGATGGGCTTCCTGCTCGACGCGCTCACGCCGGAGAAGCTGGCCACGCAGAAGGAGGTCGTGAAGAACGAGCGCCGCCAGTCCATCGAGACGGCGCCGTACGGCCTGGCCCGCGAGAAGGCGTGGCACGCGCTGTTCCCGCTGCCGCACCCGTACCACGGCGACGTCATCGGCTCGATGGCGGACCTGGACGCGGCGACGGTGGACGACGTGAAGAACTTCTTCCGCGAGTGGTACGCGCCCTCCAACGCCACGCTCGCCGTCGTGGGGGACTTCGACGTGGCGAAGACGAAGGCGCTCATCGAGAAGTACTTCGGCTCGCTGCCCAGCCACCCCAAGCCGGCGAAGCCGAAGGTCGCGCCGGTGAAGGTCGACAAGCCCATCGTCATCCGCCACGAGGAGCGCGTGGCCACGCTGCCCATGCTCACCCTCCAGTGGCTGACGCCCGCGTACTTCGAGGAGGGCGACGCCACGGCGGACGTGCTGGCCACGGCGCTGGGCACGGGCAAGGCCAGCCGCCTGTACCGCAAGCTGGTGCTGGAGAAGCAGACCGCGCAGAGCGTGAACGTGTACCAGCAGAGCCAGGGCGCGCAGTCCGTGTTCACCATCGAGGTGGTGGCCCGGCCCGGCGTGTCCACGGACGCGCTGCTCAAGGACGTGGACGCGCTGCTGGAGGAGGTGCGCAAGAGCGGCGTCACCGCCGAGGAGATCCAGCGCGCCCGCACCCGCTATGACACGCGCACGCTGGCGGGCCTCCAGTCCATCGGCGGCTTCGGCGGCAAGGCGGACGTGCTCCAGAGCTACAACCACTTCGTGGGCGAGCCCAGCTACGTGGCGCAGGACCTGGCGCGCTACGAGACGGTGACGCCCGAGGCCGTGAAGCAGTTCACCCGCGACACGCTGCGCCCCGACGCGCGCGTCATCCTCCACGCCGTGCCGCCCGCCCGGAAGCAGGCCCCCACCGAGAAGAAGGAGCGCCGCTGA
- a CDS encoding M16 family metallopeptidase: MRRLVTALATLSLAACASHPKPAPSEPETPATQGPATPATPADPEAFRATPPQPGKPPDLVLPTFQKTTLDNGLTVLVSTRKELPLVFAGVAFASGSAQDPVGKPGLADLTYRMLLEGAGTRDTVALDNAFADLGVSPALEVSADGAQVGARVLTRNADAALALLADVALRPTFQPKAFERRKKQQLADLVRRLGSPSALGQIVFLSSVFGDAHPYGHSAPGMPDAVQAFTLEDVQGFYKKHVGPAAAAIILTGDITLDEGVELAKKHFGAWKAQVAVPPVPPTPSMPARELVRVVPKPGLDQTVMMLGRPAIAAGNPDEFSLELATTVFGGFFGSRLNMNLREDKGYSYGAGAGVDARLGVGPLSAVTSVRADVTGPALTEMMKELSGLKSKPISEKELAAAREGLIRAFPGAFESVEGLGSSASRLYFKRRPMDEFNRTVEGLRTATAEEVQRAAEQYLDPAKMQIILVGDPLLIQEQVSPLELGKLVPVEPDTTAPGAPQPPSAATP; the protein is encoded by the coding sequence ATGCGCCGCCTCGTCACCGCCCTCGCCACCCTGTCGCTGGCCGCGTGCGCCAGCCACCCCAAGCCCGCCCCGAGCGAGCCCGAGACGCCCGCGACACAGGGCCCGGCCACCCCCGCGACGCCGGCGGACCCGGAGGCCTTCCGCGCCACGCCGCCGCAGCCGGGCAAGCCGCCGGACCTGGTGCTGCCCACGTTCCAGAAGACGACGTTGGACAACGGGCTCACGGTGCTGGTGAGCACGCGCAAGGAATTGCCGTTGGTGTTCGCGGGCGTGGCCTTCGCCTCGGGCAGCGCGCAGGACCCGGTGGGCAAGCCGGGCCTGGCGGACCTGACGTACCGGATGCTGCTGGAGGGCGCGGGCACGCGCGACACGGTGGCGCTGGACAACGCCTTCGCGGACCTGGGCGTGTCGCCCGCGCTGGAGGTCTCCGCGGACGGGGCGCAGGTGGGCGCGCGGGTGCTGACGCGCAACGCGGACGCGGCGCTGGCGCTGCTGGCGGACGTGGCGTTGCGGCCCACCTTCCAGCCCAAGGCCTTCGAGCGGCGCAAGAAGCAGCAGCTCGCGGACCTGGTGCGGCGGTTGGGTTCGCCCTCCGCGCTGGGGCAGATCGTCTTCCTGTCGTCGGTGTTCGGGGACGCGCACCCGTACGGGCACTCGGCGCCGGGGATGCCGGACGCGGTGCAGGCGTTCACGCTCGAGGACGTGCAGGGCTTCTACAAGAAGCACGTGGGTCCGGCGGCCGCGGCCATCATCCTCACGGGTGACATCACGCTCGACGAGGGCGTGGAGCTGGCGAAGAAGCACTTCGGCGCGTGGAAGGCGCAGGTGGCGGTGCCGCCGGTGCCGCCCACGCCGTCCATGCCGGCGCGCGAGCTGGTGCGCGTGGTGCCCAAGCCCGGCCTGGACCAGACGGTGATGATGCTGGGGCGGCCGGCCATCGCGGCGGGCAACCCGGACGAGTTCTCGCTGGAGCTGGCGACGACGGTGTTCGGCGGCTTCTTCGGCAGCCGGCTCAACATGAACCTGCGCGAGGACAAGGGCTACAGCTACGGCGCGGGCGCGGGCGTGGACGCGCGGCTCGGCGTGGGTCCGCTGTCGGCGGTGACGTCGGTGCGCGCGGACGTGACGGGTCCGGCGCTGACGGAGATGATGAAGGAGCTGTCCGGCCTGAAGTCGAAGCCCATCTCGGAGAAGGAGCTGGCGGCGGCGCGCGAGGGCCTCATCCGCGCGTTCCCGGGGGCCTTCGAGTCCGTGGAGGGCCTGGGCTCCAGCGCGTCGCGCCTGTACTTCAAGCGCCGCCCCATGGACGAGTTCAACCGCACCGTGGAGGGCTTGCGCACGGCGACGGCCGAGGAGGTCCAGCGCGCGGCGGAGCAGTACCTGGACCCGGCGAAGATGCAGATCATCCTCGTGGGTGACCCGTTGCTCATCCAGGAGCAGGTGTCGCCGCTGGAGTTGGGGAAGCTGGTCCCCGTGGAGCCGGACACGACGGCCCCGGGCGCGCCGCAGCCCCCGAGCGCGGCGACGCCGTAG
- a CDS encoding DUF2267 domain-containing protein encodes MANEREGQEQAQERSGTASEDLRAKRSESRAARTYTFFLRDLQGRAGIDRERAEQAAESVLCTLEQRLIGSEAEDLEAQLPRKVRDLLQRCPRHEGLPPRKFKMLEFIQMVADDLDTTPNEAERLTRAVFLTVREHISEGEADDVIGQLPGDMRTLWVPSA; translated from the coding sequence ATGGCGAATGAACGCGAGGGACAGGAGCAGGCACAGGAGCGTTCGGGCACCGCGTCCGAAGACCTGCGCGCCAAGCGCAGCGAGTCCCGGGCGGCTCGGACCTACACATTCTTCCTGAGGGACCTGCAGGGGCGGGCCGGCATCGACCGGGAGCGCGCCGAACAGGCCGCGGAGTCGGTGCTCTGTACGCTGGAGCAGCGCCTCATCGGCTCCGAGGCGGAGGACCTGGAGGCCCAGCTTCCACGCAAGGTGAGGGACCTGCTGCAACGGTGCCCGCGCCACGAGGGCCTGCCGCCACGCAAGTTCAAGATGCTGGAGTTCATCCAGATGGTGGCGGACGACCTGGACACCACGCCGAACGAGGCGGAGCGCCTCACCCGGGCCGTGTTCCTCACCGTGCGCGAACACATCTCCGAGGGTGAGGCCGACGATGTCATCGGCCAGCTCCCCGGGGACATGCGCACGCTGTGGGTGCCATCGGCCTGA
- a CDS encoding delta-60 repeat domain-containing protein codes for MSNHRSNSISLQVPWALVAGGFLCVATSLTACSSSSEDPNNGALDTSFGVNGVVEVSSSYSSPSRLVLQPDGKWLVAGKAGYGCTPSGLNSADMAVWRLLPDGSRDADFGSGGAVSLDLCNYFEGVGYLQLLDDGRIFVFGGAGHVGFDNQCAFDPPTDGTFFARFTASGGRDTTLNGVGTNTFPSRRRSHVGYLDSARVDSRGRIVGVGVSAELVSQVLRFTPEGVADESFGTDGVILDATRNGEVDRSITLLPDDRFIIGETTEQGLKLWRHQVDGTLDEGFQFIPPGDFDLSTSVRPLTEGKLLLTGTTKDGAIVLVRLHEDGGLDSTFGTGGYVVVPGSGPDFKSERFVDVELQADGVMVVVTSGHQTKVVIGGTQKKQGVGVIHLSPNADRVLRKGTTFLEEWVDARDAAIDAEGYLHVIAGRGLCIGQPAGVILMRFHPYR; via the coding sequence ATGTCCAATCATCGCTCCAACTCCATCTCCCTCCAGGTCCCCTGGGCGCTCGTGGCCGGCGGCTTCCTCTGTGTCGCCACGAGCCTGACCGCGTGTTCCTCGTCGTCGGAGGACCCCAACAACGGTGCGCTCGACACCTCGTTCGGAGTGAACGGCGTGGTCGAGGTCAGCAGCTCCTACTCGAGCCCATCGAGACTGGTCCTCCAGCCCGATGGGAAGTGGTTGGTTGCGGGCAAGGCCGGTTATGGCTGCACCCCGTCAGGGCTGAACAGCGCGGACATGGCGGTGTGGCGATTGCTCCCGGACGGGAGCCGAGACGCGGACTTCGGAAGTGGAGGAGCCGTGAGTCTCGACCTCTGCAACTACTTCGAGGGGGTCGGCTACCTGCAACTGCTCGACGATGGGAGAATCTTCGTCTTCGGTGGGGCGGGGCACGTGGGCTTCGACAATCAGTGCGCCTTCGACCCTCCCACGGATGGAACCTTCTTCGCCCGGTTCACCGCGTCCGGCGGACGGGATACCACCCTGAATGGAGTGGGGACGAACACCTTCCCGTCCCGGAGAAGAAGCCACGTCGGCTATCTGGACAGCGCCCGGGTGGACTCGCGGGGGCGCATCGTGGGCGTCGGGGTATCGGCCGAGCTCGTGTCGCAGGTTCTGCGGTTCACGCCGGAGGGCGTCGCGGATGAGTCCTTCGGGACCGATGGCGTCATCCTGGATGCGACCCGCAATGGGGAGGTCGACCGAAGCATCACCTTGCTGCCGGATGACCGATTCATCATCGGGGAGACGACGGAGCAGGGCCTGAAGCTGTGGCGGCACCAGGTCGACGGGACGCTGGACGAGGGCTTCCAGTTCATCCCCCCAGGGGACTTCGACCTCTCGACGAGCGTGAGGCCCCTGACGGAGGGGAAGCTGCTGCTGACAGGCACGACGAAGGACGGAGCCATCGTCCTCGTCCGCCTCCATGAGGACGGAGGCCTGGATTCGACGTTCGGCACGGGTGGGTACGTCGTCGTTCCTGGCTCGGGGCCGGATTTCAAATCGGAGAGATTCGTCGATGTGGAGCTCCAGGCGGATGGGGTCATGGTGGTCGTCACCAGTGGCCACCAGACGAAGGTCGTCATCGGCGGCACCCAGAAGAAGCAAGGGGTGGGCGTCATCCACCTGTCCCCGAACGCGGACCGGGTGTTGCGAAAGGGAACCACCTTCCTGGAGGAGTGGGTCGATGCCAGGGATGCGGCCATCGATGCGGAGGGGTACCTGCACGTCATCGCGGGACGTGGCTTGTGCATAGGCCAGCCGGCGGGGGTCATCCTGATGCGCTTCCATCCCTACCGCTGA
- a CDS encoding HEAT repeat domain-containing protein, translating into MTPRHPSLPLLLALLATVALWVVVGREGFHETRPAERPGPPRSGPPWPPPPPLPEETEPGVRGRERVLTPGVAHHYTFDLDTRTAEQLPGAEAGRRWRHVGWGGGLALTYLGAEGGQHVFSGLITPTRVTEDPRAHEAPEPPPSDFQAMFTRAFYVTQDGWGRVLAVHFDAAHDARARRLVRSLLAATQFVGEPGPQWSTEETDTTGDFESDYRVGGSANSYVKTKRRYLRTAVPLWAPSGSQGPGVVVPRLRGHLDFTLYRDGLVRDMAGSDVVETGGGDTGLPPVRVETRVALTGLHVEHRAATGLAPFHAALASLRTQGLADEDASTPDGVERDRRLVGDATAASLLEALASSRDMPERIRIRERLGALLRLQPAQAQAVARRASSDRADPETSRELLEALGGAGTVEAQAALTGLMEAARLRTDARARVATAVRAVDQPSPELIRALMRAMAVLPTESRRGVVLTLGAAAKRLSRREPGRSAALLDELMRRCPRHPREVTTCLRAVALGGSARGLPFAREGLAHRDAEVREAAVEALRAMPGEETTALLNHVLLEDVDPGVRAAAATAMARRAAGPHLGTVARALRVEPESRVRAALVRMLGPVATADDSAKALLRDVATTDDAEDVRRLAASLLTADE; encoded by the coding sequence GTGACCCCTCGCCACCCGAGCCTGCCGCTGCTCCTCGCCCTGCTGGCGACGGTGGCGCTGTGGGTGGTGGTGGGACGCGAGGGCTTCCACGAGACGCGGCCGGCCGAGCGCCCCGGGCCCCCGAGGTCCGGGCCGCCGTGGCCCCCACCGCCGCCATTGCCGGAGGAGACCGAGCCGGGCGTGCGGGGTCGCGAGCGCGTGCTGACGCCCGGGGTGGCGCACCACTACACGTTCGACCTGGACACGCGGACCGCCGAGCAGCTCCCCGGCGCCGAGGCGGGGCGGCGCTGGCGCCACGTGGGGTGGGGCGGGGGCCTGGCCCTGACGTACCTGGGGGCCGAGGGCGGGCAGCACGTGTTCTCCGGGCTCATCACGCCCACGCGCGTCACGGAGGATCCGCGCGCGCACGAGGCCCCGGAGCCGCCGCCGAGCGACTTCCAGGCCATGTTCACGCGGGCCTTCTACGTGACGCAGGACGGGTGGGGGCGGGTGCTCGCGGTGCACTTCGACGCCGCGCACGACGCGCGGGCCCGGCGGCTGGTGCGCTCGCTGCTGGCCGCCACCCAGTTCGTGGGGGAGCCGGGCCCGCAGTGGAGCACCGAGGAGACGGACACCACGGGGGACTTCGAGTCGGACTACCGGGTGGGCGGCAGCGCCAACAGCTACGTGAAGACGAAGCGGCGCTATCTGCGGACGGCGGTGCCGCTGTGGGCGCCCTCGGGTTCCCAGGGGCCGGGCGTCGTGGTGCCACGCCTGCGCGGCCACCTCGACTTCACGCTCTACCGGGACGGGCTGGTGCGCGACATGGCGGGCTCGGACGTGGTGGAGACGGGGGGTGGGGACACGGGCCTGCCTCCGGTGCGCGTGGAGACGCGCGTGGCCCTCACCGGCCTGCATGTGGAGCACCGCGCCGCCACGGGCCTCGCGCCGTTCCACGCCGCGCTCGCCTCGCTGCGCACCCAGGGGCTGGCCGACGAGGACGCGTCGACGCCGGATGGGGTGGAGCGGGACAGGCGCCTGGTGGGCGACGCGACGGCCGCCTCGTTGCTGGAGGCGTTGGCCTCGAGCCGGGACATGCCGGAGCGGATCCGGATCCGCGAGCGACTGGGCGCCCTGTTGCGGCTCCAGCCCGCGCAGGCCCAGGCCGTCGCCCGGCGCGCGTCCTCCGACCGGGCCGACCCGGAGACCTCGCGTGAGCTGCTGGAGGCGCTGGGGGGCGCCGGCACGGTGGAGGCGCAGGCCGCGCTGACGGGGCTGATGGAGGCGGCGCGGCTGCGGACGGACGCCCGCGCCCGGGTGGCGACGGCGGTCAGGGCGGTGGATCAACCTTCGCCCGAGCTGATCCGCGCCCTCATGCGGGCCATGGCGGTCCTCCCCACCGAGTCACGGCGCGGGGTGGTGCTGACGCTCGGCGCGGCGGCGAAGCGGCTGTCTCGGCGCGAGCCTGGGCGAAGCGCGGCGCTGCTCGACGAGCTCATGCGCCGGTGCCCGCGCCATCCCCGGGAGGTGACGACGTGCCTGCGGGCGGTGGCGCTCGGTGGCTCGGCCCGGGGACTGCCCTTCGCGCGCGAGGGGCTCGCCCACCGGGACGCCGAGGTCCGGGAGGCCGCGGTGGAGGCGCTGCGGGCCATGCCGGGTGAGGAGACGACGGCCCTGCTCAACCACGTGCTGCTGGAGGACGTGGACCCGGGCGTGCGCGCGGCGGCGGCGACGGCCATGGCCCGACGCGCGGCCGGCCCCCACCTGGGCACGGTCGCCCGGGCCCTGCGAGTGGAGCCGGAGTCGCGCGTGCGGGCCGCGCTGGTGCGCATGCTCGGCCCGGTCGCCACCGCGGACGATTCGGCGAAGGCCCTGCTGCGCGACGTGGCCACCACCGACGACGCCGAGGACGTGCGCCGACTGGCCGCGTCCCTCCTTACCGCCGACGAGTGA